The DNA region GTCTCCGTTCGTTTTCTCCTCGCAACCCGACGGCGACGGGGTCCAACCAACGAGTCCTGCTGGTACTGGACTGTCTTGGATTgggtttctcttttttttttggCAAGTAATCCTAGTGGTTTTGATTGGAGTTGGATGGGTTGTCATTTTCTTTCACGGGTTTCTTGGGGATCGATTCTTTCTTTTCGCCGGCAGCGAGCAATCATAACCCAAATCAATGCGCTATTACTTGCCGATTTGGTTGCTGTGTGCTGTCCGTAGTCGTTCGATCGTGCTCGCACGAGGTCGATCTACGTTGATGCTGTAATGGAGTTTACAAAGAAGTCCACCGCTGGGACAAAGATGGAACGGCTCCAATCCAGGCGGCGCTAAATCAGATTCACGGCATGAATTGGTCGCTTCCTAGGTTCCGAGGGCCGGATTCCTACTGTAAGTGACCAGGGAATTGGTGCCTTCAAGGTTCAAACTCCAGTTTTAGATGCCTGCGGATTTAGACACTTCTATAAAGTCAGATAGCGGAATTAGTTTCTTGTTTCTTTTTTAGAAACGAATTAGTTTCTTGTTGTGTGCAAGTGTCTAGCATCTTGCAACGAACTCTGTCGTTGCCCAAGTTTTGTTTGCGCTGCGCAGGCGTCTACTTCTTTATCTGAAACTCTGACGAACAAAATCTTCAGGTGTTGAAACACCAGTTTCATGCCTTTTTTAGTCCTCGTCTCTGAACCAGTTGCATACAACTCTTTGCAGTGCTGCCGTCTTTGATTAGGTAGGTGAACTCGGTTATCATGGGCCTCGAGGTAGCAGGTGGCGGGGAAGCTGCAGTTAAGGTACTTTCTTTCGTTCCCTGATGGTTCTTGCAGTACGGTTCTTAACTTTGATTTGATGATTTTGTACTGACTGCTGCTACTTTTGGTTGTGTTTGACAGGGGAAGTTCTGGGGTATAGTTGTCTGTTTTTTCTTGGGAAATGGAAGCCTATTTGCCTGGAACAGTATGCTTACCATCGAGGATTACTATGTCTCTCTGTTCCCGGTATGTGCTTGTTTGTGAAACTCAGTTGATCTTTCTTTATTGAAATCTGTATGCAAAAATGTGCCTCGTTCCTTTTCTCTGAATGTTGCAGTAGATTGTTTAATTGATGCTCTGAATGAAATCAGTTTTCAGTAGCATAGCACTTCTTTTTATGTAAGCTAAAAGCGTCCTTCTGGATTAGCTTGGAGTGTTTGGGTAAATTAAGAATTGGTAGTTTTACTCATTTTAATGACACAGTTTATCATTTCTACCTTACACTGTCTTAACTTGTTGAACTGAGATGCCGATTTGATCCCTTCGTTTGCAGAATTTGTTGTGTTTCAAACATTCAGATTTTATTACGTACAATGACATTTGGCCTACGATATCTATCTGCAGAATTACCATCCGACAAGAGTTCTTACACTAGTATACCAGCCTTTTGCCTTTGGACTCACCTGCTTCTTTGCATACTATGAAGCAACGATGAACACGAGGAAGAGAAATCTAGCTGGTTTTGCACTTTTCTTCCTTAGCTCTTTCGCGTTAATATTGGTAAGTATATTGGGTATTGCCTTTTGCCTGGAAGGAAAAGAATAACATTGATGTGCCAGTATGGCAGCTCATGTAAATCATTTTTCTTATTGTAGCTGGACGTTGGTACTAAAGGACATGGTGGAATTCCAGCATACATTGGTGTATGCATAATCAGTGCCTTTTTTGGGACATCTGATGCTCTTGTTCAAGGTGGCTTGGTTGGCGACCTTTCTTTGATGTGCCCGGAGTTCATTCAGGTTAGTTTTTGGTCTATTACTGTACTTTTTTTTTTGAATTGTTTGGATTGCTTACCACATGTGTCACGTGGTGATCTATTACTGAACTTTGTGATGTTTGTGGTTAACTTTTTTATGTCTCAGACTGAGAATAATTTACCTTTCATGACGTAAATCATCTGTTGGAATTGCAGTCCTTCCTGTCAGGCTTGGCTGCATCAGGAGTTATAACATCAGCTTTGAGACTAATTACAAAGGCAGCTTTCGAGAACTCACAAAATGGTCTTCGAAATGGAGCTAGTACGTCGAAATCTCATCAACAtatattattatttttggataatGAGAGACATCTCTGCCAACCTATATGAGCACACAACCCAATCTCATGAACAAATGCAGATCAGTAAAATTGTGATAAAAATTTAAGAATAGAAGAATGCTATAAATCCACTatgatcataacagtcatcagtGACAACGTGAAGAAATCCATTTCAGAACTTGCTCATATATCTTTCTACTAGAATGTTTAGGTGCTTGTTACAATCTTACTTGCAGATCTCCTAAAATATTGCACCATGCATGTGCATAACCAATCCATGTATGATTTTTTGTGCAGTGCTATTCTTCTCGGTAACATGCATGTTCGAGCTAGCTTGCCTCCTCCTATATGCATTTGTCTTTCCCAAATTACCCATCGTGAAGTACTACCGCCAAAAGGCAGCCTCTGAAGGGAGCAAGACTGTTGGCAGCGACCTTGCTGCTGCAGGAATCAAAACTGATCAAGATAGGCAGGGTTGTCTCTCTGATCATACCAATGCCTACAATGAATCTTCTACGACTTTGCCATGAGAATGAAATGTTGATATACTGATTCGCAGGTTGAGGAGGATCCCCAAAAGCACGAACGTTTAAGCACCAAGGAGCTGCTGATGCAGAATATTGACTATGCTTTGGATATCTTCCTGATATACGTCTTGACTCTATCAATCTTCCCTGGATTTTTATCCGAAGATACTGGATCACATGGCCTGGGAACATGGTAATCTTTCTTTTACTTGTACCTGGCACCTACTTCTGCAGAATTTACCTGGGAGTATTGTCCAGTATCTGACATGTCATTGTTCTGATAAAATTTAGGTACGCGCTTGTGCTGATCACGATGTACAATGTGCTAGATCTGATTGGTAGGTACCTACCACTGATCAAATGCCTGAAGCTGACGAACCGGAAGGGCCTGATGGTTGCCATCTTGGCGCGCTTCCTGTTCATCCCTGCGTTCTACTTCACGGCCAAGTATGGCGACCAAGGGTACATGATCTTCCTCACGTCCTTTCTGGGACTGACCAACGGCTACCTCACCGTGTGCGTCCTCGCCGAAGCGCCAAATGGGTACAAGGCAAGTCTCCTTCCTCGCCGATGCAAACATCGTAATGCAGTGTTCAGAAAGAAAACGTTTGTTCCTTGTCGATGCAAACATCATAGTACAGTATTCAGAAGGAATAATGTTTGTCATGAGGATCTGAGCTGTATGCTGAACATTGGCTTTTGGTTGTGCAGGGGCCAGAGCAGAATGCTCTGGGGAACGTGCTCGTGGTGTGCCTCCTCGGCGGCATATTCTCCGGCGTCGTGCTCGACTGGATGTGGCTGATAGGCAAGGGCTGGTAGTCGAGCACTCTCCGCTGTTCGGTCTGCGCGATTCGTTCGGTGTCGGGCGGGAGGCGCGCTAATGCTGGCGGTCTTTCGCGCTCCATAGGTAGATAGGTGGTTGCCGAAACAAGGATGCTGCAGTACAGTGGTGTATTCCGAGTGGTTGTTTGTCTTCTTTCTCAAAAGAGATTTTAAATGTTATGGTCTGTCCATGTTTGTAAATAACTTGGCCGCGACATGCAAACATAACATTACTAGCTTCCCTTTTTTGcttagggccagttcttttgtaGCTTCTAGCAGCTTATTGTCAAAAAAAGCTAGAAGCTCAAAAGAACTCATTTTAGAGAAGCCAACTTAGCTTATTTCTACCTCCTCCTCCTTCACAATGGAAAAAAGCTGGGGTCGGGTGGCTTCCCGCAGCTTCTCACTTAAAAACGAAAGGGTATAGGGACGTGCCCCTGTTGTTTGAACTTTTTACAGCGAAATTGCCATCGCAGTCCCGCAAAGAGTTCCCGACGCAGAAAAAAACAGGCAGACGCGGGCTGCTCGATCCCCTCCCTCCCGCTCGACCCCTTCTCTGTTCTGTCGCTCGCCTAGGGTTCCTCctaaccgccgccgccgccgccggtcaTCGACGAGGCCATCTCCGGCGACATGGCCAGCGGGTAGGCCACATCTTCCACCCCAGCTCGCACGGGTGCGACCCCTCCCTCGGTCGCATCCCCTCCGTCTCCGGTGTCCAGCAGCAGCTCCTGGTCCGGTCCGGCCAGGGCTCCACTCCGGCGGACGACGACACCctttccccctcccctcctcctgGCCGTGAGCCCCCAAGGTGAGCAGCTCCTCCTATGATTTCTTTTACAAAAAAGTTCATCTAGATTTGTTGCAAGGTACTGCTGAAGAATGATGTTTTCATCTTGATTTTCTATGATGCATTGCTTATATATGGCAGAAATAATTTTGATATGGATGTATTGATTGTGCCAAATAGTAGTACAATTGTTGCCCTCTGGTTGCATAGAAGAAATATTGACATGATGCGTTGCTTATATATGCTACTGTAAAAGCAATATCTAGCTATTGTTTGTACTACATATTAATTCTTCCAATTCTTTTGTATTGATATGATGAAAAATAGATGAAAGCACAATGGGATAATGTGGGTCTTAGAACTTTCATTGATATTTGTGTGGAAGAAGTGAATGCCAATAATCGTGGCAAAGAAGGAACATTGACACCACTTGGATATGACAATGTGGTAAGAAAGTTTTTTGAGCGCACGAGGAGAGAATATACACGAAAGCAATTCAAGAATAAGTGGGATGTGCTGAAAAAAGAGTATGCTGTTTGGAAGACATTAACCCAAAAGGCATCAGGCATTGGGTTTGATCCTGTTACCAAGACCATTGCGGCTAGTGATGAATGATGGGCAAATGAGATACAGGTATACATATGTTCACATCAATTCCATTTCTTACTTTTCTTACTTTGCCGTTTCTTGCACTAATTTGTGATATGCTTATTTTCAGAGAAATGAACTTGCCACCAAGTTTCGAATTGCCCCACTAGAGGACGAGATCAAACTGAGTGCTATATTTGATGATGTCAGTGTGACAAATGAGTATGCGAGGGCGGCACCTCCCTCATCTCAAGTTGGTGCCTCTCAAATTCACATTGTTGATGATGATGGGGCAGGTTCAGGATGTGAAGTAGATGCTACTCATGTGACACCTAACAAAGCTAAAGGTCGAAAGAAGAGATCATGTCCTTACTCACCTAGTCCTGCGATGGTGCAAAAGATTGCAAAAGATAGTGAGGATAGAATGCAATTTAAGCGTATTGCCGACCTTTGGGAAAAGAGGGAGACTAGCCGCAATTCGGTGACATCTGAAATGAAGGAGGATCCTGTGAGAGATGAGATTAAGGAGATGAAGGACATGGTGGTGAATGATGGAGGTAAACCTGGAAGTGAAGTGTGTCTCCATGCTCTAGAACTCTTTACAAAGAAGGAACATCGTGATGTCTTCAGTGCACTAAAGGAGGAAGATTCAACTGTGAGGCTTGAATGGATCAACAGGGCATGGGAAACATTTATGAAAAAAAAATAGAACTTATTTGCTTTGTTGGGAACTCATTTGTAGTGTTGTGAACTTATTTGCTTTGTTGTCAACTCATTTGTATTGGTTTGAACTAATTTGTACTGTTGTGAATCTACTTGCTATAAATCTTTGATCTGAACTTTGTTGTATTGTTGTGAACTTATCTGTACCGATGGTGTTGTGATTTGTTTTGTTGTGGACAAATGTTCATGATATTTGTATTGTGTTTATATCACAGATAGACATCTCTGTtcaggaggaagaggaggaggaactTGATTTTTGCGTTGTTGCAATGGCATATTATCTTCTAAACAAAGAGAGGCTGCCATATGGACCTAGAAGAGCGCCAATGATGACAGGATTGCAGTGGGTGGAAGAGAAGGAGAAGCAACCACAAATATTCTACTCTATGTTCAGAATGCGAAAGTTTGTGTTTTACTCACTTCATGACATTTTAGTTGAAAAGTATGGTTTAATGTCAACTTGCAACATGACAAGCAAAGAGGCATTAGCACAGTTCTTGTGGACTATGGGGTCACGCCAGACCACCGACAATGTTGCAGATCGATTTGAACATAGTCGGTCTACCATCAACAAAAAATTTAAGGAGGTCTTGTTGTGTGTGTACCGTATGGCCGGTGATTACATTCAACCCAAAGATCGATCTTTCACCCAAGTTCATGACTCGCTTACAAAAACAAGATTTTGGCCTCACTTCAAGCATGCCATTGGGGCAATAGATGGAACACATATTGAATGTGTTGTGCCTGCAAGTGAGCAACCCAAGTATCGCAACAGAAAAGGTTCGACAACTCAGAATGTCATGGCGATTTGCGATTTTGATATGAGATTTACGTTTGTTGTTGCTGGATGGCCTAGATCTGTTCATGACACACGTGTACTCAATGATGCACAAGTTGAATATTCCTACTTTCCACACCCTCCAGACGGTAATAACTTGTACATGCATTCTTGTGCTCTAATGTTTTTGCGTGAACTAATTGGTTTTGGTCATCTTTATTACCAATGCAGGCAAATATTATCTTGTTGACTCTGAATATCCAAACAGAGTTGGATATCTAGCACCATACAAAGAACAACGCTACCATGTACCCGATTTCCAACAAGTACCACCACGAGGAAGATATGAGACCTTCAATCATCTACATTCATCACTACGGAATGTCATTGAACGATCGTTCGGTGTTCTAAAGATGAAATGGAGAATCCTCCTCGGCATCACCCGGTACAAACCTGCTACGCAAACAAAGATCATTACTGCATGCGCGTGTCTTCATAACTTCATTCGTGAGAGCAAACTAAGTGATCAACATTTTGACATGGTTGAGAGTGGATCTTATGCTCATGAGGAGAGCCTTTCTCATCACCATGCACCCATTGATGATGGTACTATGGGTTCCATCCGTGATGCTATTGCTACAAGTGTTTTCCCTTGATGGTTAGCTCTAGGGTGCAATACTGCTAGGGGGTATGCTTTTGTTGGGAGAACCATGTAATAATTTAAAGATCATTTTTATTCAGTACTTCTCACGTACTCGTACTACATGAGATAGTGATGCACGTATGATATTCGTATGCGAGACAATGATCTTCCTTATGCTTGATTATAACAAGTTTTGGTGTTTGAAAGTCAAATTTATGTTCATATGGGCAACAAAATGAGAAAAATAGCGCAATATCATTTAATCCAAACAACAGTACAGTCCAAGGGCATTACAGACTTTTCACTGACCATACCACACAGAAGCTGAAAAAATAGGCACTGAAAAGAACTGGCTAGCTTATTTTCTGGAGCTTATTTCCACAACAGCTTATCTTGAGCTTATTTCCACAGCAGCTTATTTCCACAACATACCtcaaaagaactggcccttagCCGCTTGGGCTGTCTTCCCCTGCTTACCGTATTGGACGGCATATTCTTCAGAAACAAGAAGGGAGTTTGTTCATTCAGACTTGTGGGATAGTGTTAGTTTTGCATTCATTCAGTCGTAACGTAAAGCATGGCATTGTGTTGTGGCGCCAGTGATATACGATCGGTCCCGGTATCCTTGCTGTGTTGAGAGGAAATGAGGGCACATCAGCTCGGGCATTGTATGGGAGCTTGGGACCAAGATACAGCATCGGACATGAGGTCCCTTTGCTCCTTTGTTGTTAGTGTTGGCCACATCACACGATGGTGTTGTCCTACAGAGAACCGGAAAGCACAAGGTGGTGTGGGCGTTGGCAAGTGGGCGTGGGGCCCTGCCTGCTTGTTCTTGGGATTGCATGCCAACTGGTGCCAAGTCATACCTTTCTTTTTCTACTGCCACCGTCGTGATTTATAAGTCCCCTTTATATTTtgttgtgtcaaattttgactagagatttaactaaaaaaatattaatacatgtcacctaaaattatttTGTTGGATTCGTATTTAAACATAGTTTTTAATTATATtattttttatgacatgcattaacattttattaattaaatttatgatcaaagtTTGACACAGAATATAAAGGGGACTAATAAAGGTAGTTCTCAGAGCATCTACAGCAGGGCGCCTCAAACGCCCGGGCGGCCCACCCAGTTACTGACTGTTCATGATTTTTCGACCAAGACGGGCCCCTCAAACGCCCGGGCTGACCGGCACCTCTCATATCTGGCCCAAATATGGGGCGGATATGGGGGCGCCCGGGCACGCTCGCCATCGGTCTGATGCTGGGGTCCCACACGAAAACGCCCGAAAACCCAGTGGTCCGACGGATGTCGCGTCCATCGCCGCGGTGTGAATGTCGTGTGGCGCCGCTTCGGCTCGCTGCCCGAGACCAAATTCGACTATTTAAGCTGATACGGCTATGAAACCGTTGATTGTTGATGTTACTGATGCTGAGACAGTTAAGGAATCAAACCATGAAAATGTTGTGAAAAATAATGCCATCCATGAGGCTCGATTTCACAAGGGAAATGATGGTCGTATGCGCCAATTATGTGGACCGAGAATTAGTTCTGTAATGAACGGACCAAAGAACAATTATATGACACGTTTATTGAATTCAAGAAAGATTGGCACGTGGGTGCATGGTCCTGTACACATGACGACATATAGAGGTGTGCGATCAAAGTTCAAGCAAAGAAGTGATACAAGGAAAGTCAGGCAGACATGAGATAACAAGAAATCAAGGTAGATttcaaaataaaagaaaaaggaaattgCATGGACCAGATTACAAGAAAATACTGCAGACCAAGGAGAAGCCAACGCTAGCTTCAGTAGAGCCCAATTTTCGTACGCCTCCCTTTCAACTTATGATAGTTAGAATCGTAATGAATATCTGTTAGTAGTCCTACTTTGGTTTGTTAGCTAATAACTAGCATGGTATGTCAGCCGTTCTCTTTTTCTAGTTAGGATCCTTTTATTAGTTACCATTAGCACATGCCCGTGAGAGACTAGGAGTGCGCCATATAAAAAGGCAGAGGCTTCGGCCATGTACGGAACAGTTTTAAGTTTTATTTCAAGTATGAGATATACAGATAAACGTCTAAGTTACGCGCGGCCATATCTTGTGTATTATCTGTGATTTTTCCATCATGAAAGTTTACTAGTAATAGAGGGTTGATCATCACATCAACACCTACGTGCTGATCCAAGGGGATCATTATTTTTGTTCGTGTATTTTTGTACGCGGGTGAAAATTATTCTTGGAGGTTGCGAGGAGGGACAGGGGGACGTACTGTTAATCAACCGTCGTCGTGAAAGATCGGGTCATCTACGCGCGCGAATTAGCATCTCGCTAGTTTGTGCCTCATCAAGTGGTATTCAGAGCTAAGGTTAGTCACGGCGATTCAATTTGCAATATCGTCTGCGGAGGCGAGCATCAACATGTTGAGCAAGAACTTATTGATGGAGGAGGAATGCATTGGCGAGGTCATTCTTTTTCACAGTTGTTGCGTTGTGAACGAACGACGTGTCAATCTGACAATCGATGAGACTACTACAGTCAATATGGTGAGCATCAAGGTGGTAGAAAAATTGGGGCTGAAGATGACACCTCTTGAAAGACCATACACACTGAAGTGGTTCGAAGGTGAAATCCAAATTACGCACCAGATTTTGCTAATTTTTACTTTGGGGAAATACTGCCGTGCAGAATTTTTTTATGTTTGTCCTGTGTCCATGGTGTCATGCCATCTGCTACTTGGGAATCCATAGTGCAAACGTGTTGGGGCTGTTCGGAATTGCAAGAAAAATAGTTACTCGCTATCACGGAAGGGCCAACAAATCTGTTTTGTTCCCATGCCAACGGATGTGTTTAGGGCATATTGGAAAAATCGTTTGCTAAAAAGAGAAGAACAACAGGAAGAAAGAAAGGAAGAAGTTGATGCACCGATAGAGGGGCTGAATCTTTTGGTGGAGAAGGTAAAAATTGACGGTGGTGCAAAGGGACAGCGGTGGAGTGTTTTTAAGACACAATGCAAGATCAAGGACCGTGCAGGCAAGATGATAATTGATGGTGACAATTTTACCAATGCCATTAGCAAAGATCTTGTGCAAGAATTGGGTTTGTCTATGTGGCGACACCCGCAACCGCACCATGTGGAGTGGCTATACAACTCCGAAAAATTAAAGATCACACATAAGGTACGTGCGAAGTTTGCAGTTGGAGATTGTTTTGATAAGGTGGATTGTGATGTTGTGCCGATGGACGCGTGTCAGTTGTTATTGGAAAGACCATGGCAGTTTGATCATGCAGTTCATGCAGGAAGATCCAACACATACATGTTTATGCATCGCGGAAGGAAGCACGTGCTAAAACCAATGGCAAATGGTGCAATCACAACAGAGATGCAAATTCCAGAGAGGAAGGTTGTACAAAAATTAGACTCGAAACCGAGGACGGTTTCGTTTAAAGGAAGGGAGGATGATACGGCCATGAAACCGTTGATTGTTGATGTTACTGATGCTGAGACAGTTAAGGAGTCAAACCATAAAAGGGTTGTGAAAATAATGCCATGCATGAGGCTCGATTTCATGAGGGAAATGATGGTTGTATGCGCTAATTATGTGGACCGAGAATCAGTGCTGTAATGAACTGACCAAAAAATAATTATATGACAAGTTTATTGAATTCAAGAAAGATTGGCACGTGGGTGCATGCCTGTACACATGACGACATATAGAGGTGTGTGATCAAGTTCAAGCAAAGAAGTGATACAAGGAAAGTCAGGCAGACATGAGATAGCAAGAAATCAAGGTAGATTTcaaaataaaaggaaaaggaaaTTGCATGGGCCGGATTACAAAAAAATACTGCAGATCAAAGAAAAGCCAACGCTAGCTTTAGTAGAGCCCAATTTTCATACGCTTCCGTTTCAACTTATGATAGGCAGAAACGTAATGAATATCTGTTAGTAGTCCTACTTTGGTTTGTTAGCTAATAATTAGCATGGTACGTCAGCCGTTTACTTTTTCTAGTCAGGATCCTTTTATTAGTTACCATTAGCAAATATGTCCGTGCGTTGTAACGGAAGATAAAAAATTATGGCTAACTAAATAAATATGACTCAATATCCCGATATATGAGCGTACTCTATTTTAACACAGTGGTTCACCATGTTGCCATTTTTCTCTCACCCTAGCCGATGATGGTCGCGATGTGTACGTGATCACAATGCATTCGACGCGGTAAATCCCAAGGCTATGAGTTTGCCGGTGCATGCCACACTTGTCATTATGTTGCGCAAGGGAACGTTTAAAACTTTAGAAACAAACCTCATTGACCACGAACTACTCCCAACGCTAAGACATATAAAGACTTTCGAAAAACTAATCGAATCCTAGACATAAAATACTTTTGAATCAGTGAACAGTTTTTTGAATCGACAaacatatttttttaaaaatttaTTTTCTCAAAAAAATCACAAACATTAGTTTTGTTTACAATTTTTTAAATGTATGAACCGGTTTCAAATTCATTAACATTTTTTGACTCAAGAACCTTTTTTGaatcgatgaactttttaaaaaaattggggaacaaattttaaaaatcaaatttttatttttgtttttgtgaacattttctaaaatgtCATGGACATCTTTTTCAGATTCCTGAATATGTCTTGAATACAcgataattttttttcaaaatcatgaacataATTTTATTTCCCGACCATTTTTTCAAATTATGATTTTTTTATAATTTTGCGAACAGTTTTGCAAAACCACCAAGATTTTTTGAATCTGCAAAAAAATTATGATTTtctaatttttttgaattcacaTATATTTATGATTTCTTAAAAGTTTTTGAAAACTCACAACTTTTAAAATATTAAATCCCGAATTAATTTAAAGAataaagaaaatagaaaaagacAAAAAAGAAAAATGAGAAGAAACAGGGGAGTAAAGCCCCGCatatgggccggcccatgaacgcatgcatgggtgcgtgagAAAAGAAAGATAAAAACTAAATAAATATGACTCAATATCCCGATATATGAGCGTACTCTATTTTAACACAGTGGTTCACCATGTTGCCATTTTTCTCTCACCCTAGCCGATGATGGTCGCGGTGTGTATGATGGTCGCGATGTGTACGTGATCACAATGCATTCGACGCGGTAAATCCCAAGGCTATG from Triticum urartu cultivar G1812 unplaced genomic scaffold, Tu2.1 TuUngrouped_contig_5759, whole genome shotgun sequence includes:
- the LOC125529670 gene encoding putative nuclease HARBI1 isoform X2, which produces MAYYLLNKERLPYGPRRAPMMTGLQWVEEKEKQPQIFYSMFRMRKFVFYSLHDILVEKYGLMSTCNMTSKEALAQFLWTMGSRQTTDNVADRFEHSRSTINKKFKEVLLCVYRMAGDYIQPKDRSFTQVHDSLTKTRFWPHFKHAIGAIDGTHIECVVPASEQPKYRNRKGSTTQNVMAICDFDMRFTFVVAGWPRSVHDTRVLNDAQVEYSYFPHPPDGKYYLVDSEYPNRVGYLAPYKEQRYHVPDFQQVPPRGRYETFNHLHSSLRNVIERSFGVLKMKWRILLGITRYKPATQTKIITACACLHNFIRESKLSDQHFDMVESGSYAHEESLSHHHAPIDDGTMGSIRDAIATSVFP
- the LOC125529669 gene encoding equilibrative nucleotide transporter 3-like; this translates as MGLEVAGGGEAAVKGKFWGIVVCFFLGNGSLFAWNSMLTIEDYYVSLFPNYHPTRVLTLVYQPFAFGLTCFFAYYEATMNTRKRNLAGFALFFLSSFALILLDVGTKGHGGIPAYIGVCIISAFFGTSDALVQGGLVGDLSLMCPEFIQSFLSGLAASGVITSALRLITKAAFENSQNGLRNGAMLFFSVTCMFELACLLLYAFVFPKLPIVKYYRQKAASEGSKTVGSDLAAAGIKTDQDRQVEEDPQKHERLSTKELLMQNIDYALDIFLIYVLTLSIFPGFLSEDTGSHGLGTWYALVLITMYNVLDLIGRYLPLIKCLKLTNRKGLMVAILARFLFIPAFYFTAKYGDQGYMIFLTSFLGLTNGYLTVCVLAEAPNGYKGPEQNALGNVLVVCLLGGIFSGVVLDWMWLIGKGW
- the LOC125529670 gene encoding putative nuclease HARBI1 isoform X1; the encoded protein is MMEIDISVQEEEEEELDFCVVAMAYYLLNKERLPYGPRRAPMMTGLQWVEEKEKQPQIFYSMFRMRKFVFYSLHDILVEKYGLMSTCNMTSKEALAQFLWTMGSRQTTDNVADRFEHSRSTINKKFKEVLLCVYRMAGDYIQPKDRSFTQVHDSLTKTRFWPHFKHAIGAIDGTHIECVVPASEQPKYRNRKGSTTQNVMAICDFDMRFTFVVAGWPRSVHDTRVLNDAQVEYSYFPHPPDGKYYLVDSEYPNRVGYLAPYKEQRYHVPDFQQVPPRGRYETFNHLHSSLRNVIERSFGVLKMKWRILLGITRYKPATQTKIITACACLHNFIRESKLSDQHFDMVESGSYAHEESLSHHHAPIDDGTMGSIRDAIATSVFP